A single Thermaerobacter sp. FW80 DNA region contains:
- a CDS encoding patatin-like phospholipase family protein: MNADAVLSGGGVRVIALVGALEVAEERGYRWVNLGGTSAGAIVAALRAAGYTPAEMRQLMETVDFRRFRDRDALDRIPLAGGLLSLLLENGIYEGKALEAWLEDLLARKGVRVFRDLELPPALAGEDPRFRYRLQVVAADVTRRRMVVLPRDLPAYGLEPGDFPVARAVRMSAALPYFYEPVPLVYPTPTGPATSLLVDGGLVANFPVWLFDVEGVPPWPTFGFRLADPVDQAVPFDGPLGYLVALISTALEAREELANAHTAARTIAVPTLGVRTTDFELDLTTRRRLYEAGREAATRFFRRWDFGRYKQAFRGQAGPLAV, from the coding sequence GTGAATGCCGATGCCGTCCTCTCCGGGGGCGGGGTGCGGGTCATCGCCCTGGTGGGGGCGTTGGAGGTGGCCGAGGAGCGCGGCTATCGCTGGGTCAACCTGGGCGGGACCTCCGCCGGCGCCATCGTCGCCGCCCTGCGGGCTGCGGGCTACACGCCGGCGGAGATGCGCCAGCTGATGGAGACCGTCGACTTCCGCCGGTTCCGCGACCGGGACGCCCTGGACCGCATCCCGCTGGCCGGCGGCCTGCTGAGCCTGCTCTTGGAGAACGGGATCTACGAGGGCAAGGCGCTGGAGGCGTGGCTGGAGGACCTGCTGGCGCGCAAGGGGGTCCGGGTCTTCCGCGACCTGGAGCTGCCGCCCGCCCTGGCCGGCGAGGACCCGCGCTTCCGCTACCGCCTCCAGGTGGTGGCGGCGGACGTCACCCGCCGGCGCATGGTGGTGCTGCCGCGGGACCTCCCCGCGTACGGGCTCGAGCCCGGCGACTTCCCCGTGGCCCGGGCCGTGCGCATGAGCGCGGCGCTGCCCTACTTCTACGAGCCGGTCCCGCTGGTCTACCCGACGCCGACGGGACCGGCGACCAGCCTGCTGGTGGACGGCGGGCTGGTGGCCAACTTCCCGGTGTGGCTGTTCGACGTGGAGGGCGTGCCGCCCTGGCCGACCTTCGGCTTTCGCCTCGCCGACCCGGTCGACCAGGCCGTGCCCTTCGACGGACCCCTCGGCTACCTGGTGGCGCTGATCAGCACCGCCCTGGAGGCCCGGGAGGAGCTGGCCAACGCCCACACGGCCGCCCGCACCATCGCGGTCCCCACCCTGGGGGTGCGGACCACCGACTTCGAGCTGGACCTGACCACGCGGCGCCGGCTCTACGAGGCCGGCCGGGAGGCGGCCACCCGGTTCTTCCGGCGGTGGGACTTCGGGCGGTACAAGCAGGCGTTCCGGGGCCAGGCCGGGCCGCTGGCCGTCTGA
- a CDS encoding acyl-CoA synthetase produces MREGDAAMGSLRIEVPERYNFARDTVDRWAQDADRRAMLWVDDDGTGHPFTFRHFAQRSRRVAGLLRSLGVGRGDRVVVVLGREVAWWEVMLGLIRLGAIPAPGTTLLTARDLLYRIQRTEAVAVITDAEGAARVDAVRDQCPSLRVGIVVGGTRPGWIGYEEAVAAAPADEGEVTRADDPMLIYFTSGTTGYPKMVLHDHSYPLGHRVTGELWCDLKPGDLHWNVSDTGWAKAAWSSLCGPWVAGAAVMVDRKPGKFDPQRTLALIQRHRPTSLCAPPTVYRLLVLEPLDRYDLSSLRSCVSAGEPLNPEVIHTWREATGVTIRDGYGQTETVCMVANWPGLPVKPGSMGTPAPHAEVAIVDEQGRVLPPGREGDIAIRVEPERPVGLFREYWKDPEGTAARRVGPWYITGDRGIVDEDGYFWFVGRADDVIISAGYRIGPFEVESALVEHPAVAEAAVVASPDPVRGSIVKAFVVLAPGYEPSDALAVELQEHVKRATAPYKYPREIEFVPDLPKTISGKIRRVELRERERRRKAQAAAGGPARAGQPADEPGAQG; encoded by the coding sequence ATGCGCGAGGGGGATGCGGCCATGGGGAGCCTGCGCATCGAGGTGCCCGAGCGGTACAACTTCGCCCGCGACACCGTGGACCGCTGGGCCCAGGACGCCGACCGCCGCGCCATGCTCTGGGTCGACGACGACGGCACCGGTCACCCCTTCACCTTCCGCCACTTCGCCCAGCGCTCGCGCCGGGTGGCGGGCCTGTTACGGTCCCTGGGCGTGGGCCGGGGGGACCGGGTGGTGGTCGTGCTCGGCCGGGAGGTGGCGTGGTGGGAGGTCATGCTGGGGCTCATCCGCCTGGGCGCCATCCCCGCGCCGGGCACCACCCTGCTGACCGCCCGCGACCTGCTCTACCGCATCCAGCGTACCGAGGCGGTGGCGGTGATCACCGACGCCGAGGGGGCCGCCCGCGTCGACGCGGTCCGCGACCAGTGCCCGTCCCTGCGGGTGGGCATCGTGGTGGGCGGGACGCGGCCGGGCTGGATCGGCTACGAGGAGGCGGTGGCCGCCGCGCCGGCCGACGAGGGCGAGGTCACCCGGGCCGACGATCCCATGTTGATCTACTTCACCTCGGGCACGACCGGGTATCCGAAGATGGTGCTGCACGACCACAGCTACCCCCTCGGCCATCGCGTGACGGGCGAGCTGTGGTGCGACCTCAAGCCCGGGGATCTGCACTGGAACGTATCCGACACCGGTTGGGCCAAGGCGGCCTGGTCCAGCCTGTGCGGCCCGTGGGTGGCGGGGGCCGCGGTGATGGTGGACCGCAAGCCGGGGAAGTTCGACCCGCAGCGCACCCTGGCCCTGATCCAGCGGCACCGGCCCACCAGCCTCTGCGCGCCGCCCACCGTCTACCGGCTCCTGGTGCTGGAGCCCCTGGACCGGTACGACCTCTCGAGCCTGCGTTCGTGCGTCTCCGCCGGCGAACCCCTGAACCCCGAGGTCATCCACACCTGGCGGGAGGCGACGGGCGTCACCATCCGCGACGGGTACGGCCAGACGGAGACGGTCTGCATGGTCGCCAACTGGCCCGGCCTGCCGGTCAAGCCGGGTTCCATGGGCACGCCGGCCCCCCACGCCGAGGTGGCCATCGTCGACGAGCAGGGTCGGGTGCTGCCGCCGGGGCGGGAGGGCGACATCGCCATCCGGGTGGAGCCCGAGCGCCCGGTGGGCCTCTTCCGCGAGTACTGGAAGGACCCCGAGGGCACCGCGGCGCGGCGCGTGGGGCCGTGGTACATCACCGGCGACCGCGGCATCGTCGACGAGGACGGCTACTTCTGGTTCGTGGGCCGGGCCGACGACGTGATCATCAGCGCCGGCTACCGCATCGGCCCCTTCGAGGTGGAGAGCGCCCTGGTCGAGCACCCCGCGGTGGCCGAGGCGGCCGTGGTGGCCAGCCCCGATCCCGTGCGGGGCAGCATCGTCAAGGCCTTCGTCGTCCTGGCGCCCGGCTACGAGCCCAGCGACGCCCTGGCCGTCGAGCTGCAGGAGCACGTCAAGCGGGCCACCGCCCCCTACAAGTACCCGCGCGAGATCGAGTTCGTGCCCGACCTGCCCAAGACCATCTCCGGCAAGATCCGCCGGGTCGAACTCCGGGAGCGGGAGCGCCGGCGCAAGGCGCAGGCGGCGGCCGGCGGCCCTGCGAGGGCGGGCCAGCCCGCGGACGAGCCCGGCGCGCAGGGCTAG